A region of the Pseudomonas asiatica genome:
GCCCGCGCAAACGCAAGCGTAGCGGTGGCAAGCGCAAGCGCAGTGGCGACGAGGCCTTCGAGTGAGTACCCGCGCCTATATCGGCCTGGGCAGCAACCTGGATGCACCTGCCGAGCAGTTGCGCAGCGCCTTGCAGGCCCTCGACCAGGTCGAAGCCACACGCCTGGTGGCGGCCTCGGCCCTGTACACCAGCGATTCGCTGCTGCCCGGCCAGCCGCGCTACACCAACGCCGTCGCCGCCCTGGACACCGCCCTGTCACCGCTGGCCCTGCTCGATGCACTGCAGGCCATCGAGAACGATCAGGGCCGCGTGCGCAAGGAACGCTGGGGCCCGCGCACACTGGACCTGGACATCCTGCTGTTCGGCGACCAGGTGCTCGATGAGCCGCGCCTGAAAGTGCCGCATTACCACATGCATGCCCGGCCTTTCGTGCTGTACCCGCTGGCGGAACTGGTACCGAGCGATTTCCGCCTGGCCGACGGCCGCGCCCTCGCGCAACTGCTCGACGACTGCCCGCTCGTCGGCCTGGAACGCCTGTAAACCGGGCGTTCCAGCCTTGCACACTGGCGCGGTAACGCCAGTAACACCCTGATCGTAACAATGCGGTAACAGGGTGATTGACTTCCCCAACCTCGCTCACGACTATAGGCGTCCCGTGTGGCACCAAAGTGCCGCATACCCGTATTTAGGCCCGGACGGACCTGTGCCCGAACATCACGCGCGATGATGTGCCGCTCCGGAAGATGACTACACGCGTTGAATGCAGTCGTTTCTTACAGCGCCTGAACGAGGAATTTCCTACATGCCTGAAGTAACCCTGACCACCCTCAATGGCCTCAAGGCCAAGGGTGAAAAAATCACCATGCTGACCTGCTACGACGCGACCTTCGCCAAGGCCGCCAGCCAGGCCGGTGTCGAAGTGTTGCTGGTGGGCGACTCGCTGGGCATGGTCCTGCAAGGCCACGACAGCACACTGCCG
Encoded here:
- the folK gene encoding 2-amino-4-hydroxy-6-hydroxymethyldihydropteridine diphosphokinase is translated as MSTRAYIGLGSNLDAPAEQLRSALQALDQVEATRLVAASALYTSDSLLPGQPRYTNAVAALDTALSPLALLDALQAIENDQGRVRKERWGPRTLDLDILLFGDQVLDEPRLKVPHYHMHARPFVLYPLAELVPSDFRLADGRALAQLLDDCPLVGLERL